A single Terriglobales bacterium DNA region contains:
- the aroE gene encoding shikimate dehydrogenase: MPRLCVALADADVEGLFDKAELLVRDNPFIELRLDYLPRPATALPKLRRFLDAHPGALVVATCRRAINGGKFRGSVASQLDLLYKAVANGCQLVDVELQSAAAVKPRELQRLRSRGALILSFHDFRATRKLAETFQKMTSFGADFYKLVTTATTLYDNVVMMKFLEQNGSQYSVVGLCMGEQGIISRVLGLRAGSVFTFASAAPGEETAPGQVSAQTLRDVYRIEQVDAATKVYGVAGDPIGHSLSPLVMNTAFRRENVNAVYLALHAKSLEDLLACTRDIPIQGLSITMPYKEAILKHLDNYDAHTKKIGACNTVVRGADGKLYGFNTDVAGVLRPLELRLPLPGAKVLVIGAGGAARAAVFGLKERGVEVYILNRTPAAAQKLARQAHVRFIRRADLKKLSFDVIINATPVGMGNSKESPLGEKEINTKYLLDMVYSPPETQLTRLALSKGVQVIPGMEMFVHQAARQFEIWTGKPAPADEMQRVVARAVLEPNIPNGIGKKGVRAVIPVFENTR, from the coding sequence ATGCCACGGCTTTGCGTCGCGCTGGCAGACGCGGATGTGGAAGGGCTATTTGACAAAGCGGAACTCTTGGTGCGCGATAACCCTTTTATTGAGTTGAGGTTAGATTACCTACCCCGACCGGCAACCGCGCTCCCCAAACTCAGACGTTTTCTTGATGCACACCCCGGGGCCCTGGTGGTCGCCACCTGTCGGCGGGCCATCAATGGTGGCAAGTTTCGCGGTTCGGTAGCCAGCCAGCTGGATCTGCTTTACAAAGCCGTCGCTAACGGCTGCCAACTGGTGGATGTGGAGTTGCAGAGTGCTGCGGCGGTCAAGCCTCGGGAGCTGCAACGCCTCCGCAGCCGAGGCGCACTCATCCTCTCGTTCCACGACTTTCGTGCTACCCGAAAATTGGCCGAAACCTTCCAGAAGATGACGAGCTTCGGCGCTGATTTCTACAAACTTGTTACTACCGCTACGACGCTTTATGACAACGTCGTGATGATGAAGTTTTTGGAGCAGAACGGTTCCCAGTATTCGGTAGTTGGCTTGTGCATGGGAGAGCAGGGGATCATCAGCCGCGTCCTGGGATTGAGAGCTGGCAGTGTTTTCACCTTTGCGTCGGCCGCTCCCGGTGAGGAGACCGCTCCCGGCCAGGTGTCAGCTCAGACCCTGCGCGATGTTTATCGCATTGAGCAAGTGGATGCGGCTACCAAGGTTTACGGTGTTGCTGGGGATCCCATAGGCCACTCCTTATCACCGCTGGTCATGAATACCGCCTTTCGGCGGGAGAATGTGAATGCCGTTTACCTGGCATTGCACGCCAAGAGCCTTGAGGACCTGCTGGCTTGCACCCGCGACATTCCCATCCAGGGTCTGAGCATAACCATGCCGTACAAAGAAGCCATTCTGAAGCACCTGGACAACTACGACGCGCACACCAAGAAGATCGGCGCGTGCAACACCGTGGTTCGTGGTGCGGATGGGAAGCTCTATGGTTTCAACACCGATGTTGCCGGCGTGCTGCGTCCCTTGGAGCTGCGCCTGCCCTTGCCCGGCGCTAAGGTGTTGGTAATCGGCGCTGGTGGCGCGGCTCGAGCTGCAGTTTTTGGCCTGAAGGAACGAGGCGTGGAAGTTTACATCTTGAACCGTACCCCGGCGGCTGCCCAGAAACTTGCTCGCCAGGCGCATGTTCGCTTCATTCGGCGCGCCGACCTCAAGAAGCTCAGCTTCGACGTCATTATCAATGCGACCCCGGTGGGAATGGGGAATTCCAAGGAGTCGCCACTGGGAGAAAAGGAGATCAACACCAAGTATCTCCTGGACATGGTGTACTCCCCTCCAGAGACCCAGCTTACGAGGCTCGCCCTTTCGAAGGGCGTTCAGGTGATACCCGGGATGGAAATGTTTGTCCATCAAGCGGCCCGTCAATTTGAGATATGGACGGGGAAACCCGCTCCCGCAGATGAAATGCAAAGGGTGGTTGCCCGAGCCGTTCTCGAGCCGAATATTCCAAATGGCATAGGGAAAAAAGGCGTCCGGGCGGTAATTCCTGTCTTTGAGAACACAAGATAG
- a CDS encoding Glu/Leu/Phe/Val dehydrogenase → MKTLALEQEINPWEAQAARFDLAAMKLNLDEGLWKVLRYPNREIIVHIPVSMDNGRLEVFTGFRVQHSIARGPAKGGVRYSPDVTLDEVRALASWMTWKCAVVNIPFGGAKGGIICDPQKMSMGELERMTRRYTAELVEFIGPEKDVPAPDMNTNEQTMAWMMDTYSMHMRQTVTAVVTGKPLSMGGSQGRLQATGRGLMVICDEALKKLNMVREQTRVVIQGFGNVGSNAARLMHERGYKIIGIAEWDGGLYNPNGIDIEALVEYKKRNRTIHGFPGAEPYDSAALLVTDCDILIPAATENQISSRNADKVKARILVEGANGPTTAAADDILGDKRVFIVPDILANAGGVTASYFEWVQDRQGYFWKESVVNEQLDHIMRSSFDDVVQYAEAHNVNNRIAAYMLAIDRVASTIKVRGIYA, encoded by the coding sequence ATGAAGACTCTCGCCCTGGAACAGGAAATTAATCCCTGGGAAGCGCAGGCGGCGCGTTTTGATCTCGCCGCCATGAAGCTCAACCTCGACGAAGGTCTCTGGAAGGTCCTGCGCTATCCCAACCGCGAGATCATCGTCCACATTCCGGTAAGTATGGACAATGGGCGGCTGGAAGTTTTTACCGGGTTTCGCGTGCAACACTCCATCGCGCGCGGTCCGGCCAAAGGCGGAGTGCGCTATTCACCTGACGTAACCCTCGATGAGGTCCGAGCTCTGGCTAGCTGGATGACCTGGAAGTGCGCCGTAGTCAATATTCCTTTTGGCGGGGCCAAAGGGGGGATTATTTGCGACCCGCAAAAGATGTCCATGGGAGAATTGGAGCGGATGACCCGCCGTTATACCGCTGAGCTGGTGGAATTCATCGGCCCCGAGAAGGACGTTCCCGCGCCTGACATGAATACCAACGAACAGACAATGGCGTGGATGATGGACACTTACTCCATGCACATGCGGCAGACAGTGACCGCGGTTGTCACCGGCAAGCCGCTGAGCATGGGCGGATCGCAAGGGCGCCTGCAAGCCACCGGACGCGGCCTGATGGTGATCTGCGACGAGGCCCTGAAGAAGCTCAACATGGTGCGCGAGCAAACGCGAGTGGTCATTCAGGGATTCGGTAATGTGGGCTCCAATGCCGCGCGCCTGATGCACGAGCGCGGCTACAAAATCATCGGCATAGCCGAATGGGACGGCGGACTTTATAACCCGAACGGCATAGACATTGAAGCGCTTGTGGAATACAAAAAACGCAACCGCACCATCCACGGATTTCCCGGCGCGGAGCCGTATGATTCAGCCGCCCTGTTGGTCACAGACTGCGACATCCTCATTCCCGCCGCTACGGAGAACCAGATCTCCAGTCGCAATGCCGATAAGGTTAAAGCTCGCATCCTGGTCGAAGGGGCGAATGGACCCACAACCGCCGCGGCCGACGACATCCTCGGCGATAAGAGAGTATTTATCGTCCCGGACATTCTGGCCAACGCCGGCGGTGTGACCGCCTCCTATTTCGAGTGGGTACAAGATCGCCAGGGTTACTTCTGGAAAGAATCGGTGGTTAACGAGCAGCTTGATCACATCATGCGCTCCTCGTTCGATGACGTAGTGCAGTACGCTGAAGCCCATAACGTCAACAATCGTATTGCGGCATATATGCTGGCGATTGATCGCGTCGCTTCCACCATCAAAGTGCGGGGAATCTACGCCTAA
- the pgsA gene encoding CDP-diacylglycerol--glycerol-3-phosphate 3-phosphatidyltransferase produces MNLPNYITLTRIFSVPVLIWLLSSSRFNGSNGERELLASAMFIAASLTDMMDGFLARRRGQITTMGMLLDPLADKLLVAAAFVTLVQFNPRVVPAWMAVVIIGREFLVSGLRSIAASEGFTIEASDLGKFKMVVQIVAVVAAILDHHWPILYLRNNLVFPVEVIAHTAIWFMVVLSLVSAGDYFAAFWSKIDRHVVKRKRRAFILSRRRKRDVAAT; encoded by the coding sequence GTGAATCTGCCCAACTACATCACGTTGACCCGGATCTTCAGTGTTCCAGTACTGATCTGGCTTCTCTCCAGCAGCCGCTTCAATGGCAGCAATGGTGAAAGAGAACTGCTGGCCTCGGCGATGTTTATCGCGGCCTCGCTGACCGACATGATGGACGGCTTCCTCGCCCGCCGTCGGGGCCAGATTACAACCATGGGCATGTTGCTCGATCCGCTCGCCGATAAGCTGCTGGTGGCCGCGGCATTTGTCACTTTGGTGCAGTTCAACCCGCGCGTGGTTCCTGCCTGGATGGCGGTGGTGATCATTGGGCGCGAGTTCCTGGTCAGTGGATTGCGCTCGATTGCCGCCTCGGAGGGCTTCACCATTGAAGCCAGCGACCTTGGAAAATTCAAGATGGTGGTGCAAATCGTCGCCGTGGTGGCGGCGATTCTCGACCACCACTGGCCGATTTTGTACCTGCGCAACAACCTTGTGTTTCCGGTTGAGGTGATTGCTCACACCGCCATTTGGTTCATGGTGGTGCTATCGCTGGTTTCCGCCGGCGACTATTTTGCGGCTTTTTGGTCGAAGATTGATCGCCACGTGGTCAAGAGGAAGCGACGGGCTTTCATTTTGAGCCGCCGCCGCAAACGCGATGTCGCTGCCACCTGA
- a CDS encoding sigma-54 dependent transcriptional regulator produces the protein MTDQKTRVLIVDDDGTMSRYLSSYLTRRNFEVNTAASGEEAIRMFRSFDPTLALLDVSMSGMSGIETLERIKQIKPDVSVIMLSGQNNPELIFQASKMGADDYISKPFEPKELDIRIAKVLDKQRLVTEVTQLREQVRRQSDFSMLYGSSAKMEEVKMTIEQVADTTATVLIRGESGTGKEVVARMVHSLSSRHDRQFVKVNCAAIPNELLESELFGYEPGAFTGANRQKPGKFDQANTGTLFLDEISEMHPALQAKLLHVLQDGEFSRLGGKRDISVDVRVLAATNKALERAVQEGSFREDLFYRLNVVSIHIPPLRERREEIPIFLEFFQRKYSEHYGKQPPPFSDNAIGRMMEYTWPGNIRELENLVKRYVIVGNEAQILRELSTHKPIVSSYAQTEPAIHPSSAGEAVSGKNGSNGASAEGLSLLEIGRRAAMKAEQEAIEKVLLQTRWNRRQAAKILKISYKALLNKLKLMEEQNRPSSEQTPA, from the coding sequence TTGACTGATCAAAAAACGCGCGTGCTGATCGTTGACGACGATGGCACCATGTCCCGCTATCTTTCCTCTTATCTGACCCGACGCAACTTTGAGGTAAACACCGCGGCCAGTGGCGAGGAAGCGATCCGAATGTTTCGTTCCTTCGATCCTACGCTCGCGTTGCTGGACGTCAGCATGAGCGGCATGAGCGGCATTGAGACCTTGGAACGTATAAAGCAAATCAAGCCCGACGTGTCGGTGATCATGCTCTCCGGGCAAAACAATCCGGAATTGATCTTTCAGGCCTCAAAAATGGGGGCGGACGATTACATCAGCAAGCCCTTTGAGCCGAAGGAGCTCGATATACGCATCGCCAAGGTCCTCGATAAGCAGCGGCTTGTAACCGAGGTGACCCAGCTGCGCGAGCAGGTGCGAAGGCAGAGCGACTTTTCCATGCTTTACGGCAGCAGCGCAAAGATGGAAGAGGTGAAAATGACCATCGAGCAAGTGGCCGATACGACTGCCACGGTGCTCATCCGGGGTGAAAGCGGAACCGGAAAAGAAGTGGTTGCCCGCATGGTGCATTCGCTGTCGTCCCGGCACGATCGGCAATTTGTGAAAGTGAACTGTGCGGCTATCCCCAACGAATTGCTGGAAAGCGAACTGTTCGGCTATGAGCCAGGAGCCTTCACCGGCGCCAACCGGCAGAAACCTGGGAAGTTTGACCAGGCCAATACCGGGACGTTGTTTTTAGATGAGATCAGTGAAATGCATCCCGCCTTACAAGCCAAGCTGTTGCATGTTCTGCAGGATGGCGAGTTTTCCCGCCTGGGCGGCAAGCGCGACATTTCGGTAGACGTCAGAGTTCTGGCGGCCACTAACAAGGCCTTGGAACGCGCGGTACAGGAAGGTAGCTTCCGCGAAGATCTATTCTACCGGCTGAATGTCGTAAGCATTCACATCCCTCCGCTGCGGGAGCGCCGGGAAGAGATACCGATATTTCTGGAATTCTTTCAGCGCAAATACAGCGAACACTACGGCAAACAACCGCCGCCGTTCAGTGATAACGCAATCGGCCGCATGATGGAGTACACCTGGCCGGGTAACATCCGCGAACTGGAGAACCTGGTCAAGCGCTATGTGATCGTCGGCAATGAAGCCCAAATTTTGCGTGAGCTTTCCACTCATAAGCCGATCGTCTCTTCCTACGCGCAGACCGAACCGGCGATCCACCCGTCGTCAGCAGGCGAAGCCGTCTCTGGCAAGAATGGCTCCAATGGGGCCAGCGCAGAAGGCTTGTCGCTGCTGGAGATTGGCCGAAGAGCGGCCATGAAGGCCGAACAGGAAGCCATCGAAAAGGTGCTGCTGCAGACGCGCTGGAATCGGAGACAAGCGGCTAAAATCCTGAAGATCAGCTACAAGGCCTTGCTCAATAAGCTGAAATTAATGGAAGAGCAGAATCGGCCTTCAAGTGAGCAAACCCCTGCTTAG
- a CDS encoding DUF1264 domain-containing protein, producing the protein MNKNVCLALICVSTAVLAVGQEAKQPTPAEGYTVHVTAPHVVNGQVMGPFHHYCKVHSPDPVIVCLIYDSAEPNARLSQVEYIIAKKITRANVSLKEWNRNWHDHRLEIATGRVQVHDLPENKAKEVADLVATTDGLIFSLWPAGATVPPGKAVNAQSVGHKPITAAEFKSGAKDVAEGSK; encoded by the coding sequence ATGAACAAGAACGTGTGCCTAGCTCTGATATGCGTGTCTACAGCGGTGCTGGCGGTTGGCCAAGAAGCTAAACAGCCAACACCGGCGGAGGGGTACACCGTGCACGTTACGGCACCCCACGTGGTCAATGGTCAAGTGATGGGTCCCTTTCATCACTATTGCAAGGTGCATTCCCCTGATCCAGTGATCGTGTGCTTGATCTATGACAGCGCTGAACCCAATGCCAGGCTAAGCCAGGTGGAATACATCATTGCCAAAAAAATCACTCGGGCCAATGTTTCGTTAAAAGAATGGAACCGCAATTGGCACGACCACCGGCTGGAGATCGCCACCGGTCGAGTACAGGTCCATGATCTCCCGGAGAACAAGGCGAAAGAAGTTGCGGACCTGGTGGCGACGACAGACGGCCTGATCTTCTCACTGTGGCCTGCTGGAGCAACCGTGCCTCCTGGAAAGGCCGTCAACGCGCAGTCGGTGGGCCATAAGCCGATAACGGCCGCAGAATTTAAATCCGGCGCAAAAGATGTAGCCGAAGGAAGTAAATAA
- a CDS encoding ATP-binding protein, with product MIASSKARILVVDDDAAVLLTTKAILQLENYEVEGIGDGAAALDVIRQRHFDLVLTDLKMPEVDGLAVLAEVRKCSPMTVTVMMTGYGSVDSALEAVRLGAYEYLLKPIEVDELKQAVRRSLERKRLSEIDTLYRVSGTVTQSHDVRVIASEVSAAARGVLGVRQVSLLTRSYGKWQEGSESLCQALEEPALLHVLERGSVITERDEVAPLAHWAEHAGARSYALVPGVVNERLVCVLCADNAGEAYDFHASAQRFLQALACQAAMAVENATLIAELQRNNEELGAANEKLRQLDKLKSNFLSIATHELRTPLSVILGYNAMLAESLEDRLDAAEKETMVESIAACKRLIRLVNSMLDISQIESGKMKMNFAATDLRQLVNGVAALFHQAARAQQIRLGVELPSRIPRVEVDSERIEQVLINLVGNALKFTPAGGNVTIRLRHHVESRTVEIGVQDTGIGIAPQDQVRIFDEFAQVRNDEVHPILSKSADAPTSHRSDGSGLGLAIAKRIVEAHRGQLHLASSPGDGSTFSFTLPIRSRDVGFGSAASA from the coding sequence GTGATAGCTTCTTCCAAGGCAAGAATCCTAGTTGTGGATGATGATGCGGCAGTCCTTCTAACCACCAAAGCCATTTTGCAACTCGAAAATTATGAGGTCGAAGGCATCGGCGACGGTGCTGCGGCGCTGGACGTCATTCGGCAGCGCCACTTCGACCTGGTGCTGACCGACCTGAAGATGCCCGAAGTGGATGGGTTGGCGGTGTTGGCCGAAGTGCGCAAGTGCTCCCCAATGACTGTAACCGTAATGATGACCGGCTATGGTTCGGTAGATTCGGCCCTGGAAGCGGTCCGATTGGGCGCTTATGAGTATTTATTGAAGCCCATCGAGGTTGACGAACTGAAGCAGGCAGTGCGCCGCTCCCTGGAACGAAAGCGTCTATCGGAAATCGACACTCTCTATCGCGTCAGCGGGACGGTGACCCAGTCCCATGATGTTCGCGTGATTGCAAGCGAGGTCTCAGCCGCCGCGCGCGGTGTCCTGGGAGTGAGGCAGGTTTCGTTGCTGACCAGAAGCTACGGAAAGTGGCAGGAAGGTTCCGAGTCGCTGTGCCAAGCTCTAGAGGAGCCCGCCCTGCTGCATGTTCTGGAGCGTGGGTCGGTGATCACCGAACGCGATGAAGTAGCTCCACTTGCCCATTGGGCCGAGCATGCGGGTGCGCGTTCGTACGCGTTAGTGCCGGGAGTCGTCAACGAGCGGCTCGTGTGCGTGCTCTGCGCCGACAATGCGGGTGAGGCGTACGACTTTCATGCTTCTGCACAGCGCTTTTTGCAAGCCTTGGCTTGCCAGGCTGCTATGGCAGTGGAGAACGCCACCCTGATTGCTGAACTGCAGCGCAACAACGAAGAGCTGGGTGCAGCCAATGAGAAGTTGCGTCAATTAGATAAATTGAAGTCCAACTTCCTGAGCATAGCCACGCACGAGCTTCGCACTCCGCTTAGCGTGATTCTCGGCTATAACGCGATGCTGGCTGAAAGCCTGGAAGATCGCCTCGACGCCGCCGAAAAAGAGACCATGGTGGAGTCAATCGCCGCCTGCAAACGTCTGATACGACTGGTGAATTCAATGTTAGATATAAGCCAGATCGAATCCGGCAAGATGAAAATGAATTTTGCGGCTACCGATTTGCGCCAGCTGGTGAACGGCGTGGCTGCCCTGTTCCATCAGGCGGCCCGCGCTCAGCAGATCAGGTTAGGGGTGGAACTTCCATCTCGCATCCCCCGGGTTGAGGTGGATTCCGAACGCATCGAGCAAGTGTTAATCAATCTTGTAGGTAATGCCCTTAAATTCACTCCCGCGGGGGGAAATGTAACGATCCGCCTGCGTCATCACGTGGAGTCGCGGACGGTTGAAATCGGCGTACAAGACACGGGCATAGGTATCGCTCCGCAAGATCAAGTTCGGATCTTCGACGAATTTGCCCAGGTTCGTAATGATGAAGTCCACCCCATTTTGAGCAAGTCTGCCGATGCTCCGACCTCGCACAGAAGCGACGGTTCGGGCCTCGGTCTTGCCATTGCCAAACGGATAGTAGAGGCCCACCGGGGACAGCTACACCTGGCAAGTAGTCCCGGCGACGGTAGTACCTTCTCTTTTACCCTCCCCATAAGGTCCCGTGACGTGGGTTTTGGTAGCGCAGCTTCGGCCTGA
- a CDS encoding GvpL/GvpF family gas vesicle protein — MAWYAYCITEQQLHNGARSRRPSILESITGVDGAPVLSYPSGEFAVIVSEYTRNGELDKKAILDHARVVSACFRTMTVLPFRFGTIFDCDDALRQAVRSNRKVFFQSVQRLRGKAEMHLKLVVHDGSLREAMTEVQLPATVGGEYLVKLREKAAHERERQTKARALSVQVHRMFNPLEEDVTCKKVDADGMMIDIAHLIDNKSVLKYQNRFTSAAKQLKNCELVISGPWPPYRFLPGKLRTVAGSS; from the coding sequence ATGGCGTGGTACGCATACTGCATCACCGAACAGCAGCTTCACAATGGCGCCCGCTCACGGCGCCCTTCTATTTTAGAAAGCATAACCGGAGTGGATGGCGCTCCCGTCCTCAGCTATCCCAGCGGTGAATTCGCGGTAATTGTCAGCGAGTACACGCGCAACGGGGAATTGGACAAAAAAGCCATCTTGGACCACGCCCGCGTGGTGAGCGCATGTTTCCGCACCATGACGGTGCTTCCTTTCCGCTTCGGTACGATTTTTGACTGCGACGACGCCCTTCGTCAGGCTGTACGCTCGAATCGCAAAGTCTTCTTCCAAAGTGTCCAACGGCTCCGCGGAAAGGCGGAAATGCACCTGAAACTTGTGGTGCATGACGGTTCTCTGCGCGAGGCCATGACGGAAGTCCAGCTCCCGGCAACGGTTGGGGGAGAATATCTGGTGAAGCTGCGGGAGAAGGCTGCGCATGAACGCGAGCGCCAAACCAAGGCACGAGCGTTATCGGTGCAGGTTCATCGCATGTTCAATCCCCTCGAAGAAGACGTTACCTGCAAGAAGGTGGATGCCGATGGAATGATGATTGACATCGCCCACCTCATTGATAACAAATCTGTACTTAAGTACCAAAACCGTTTCACTTCTGCCGCGAAGCAATTAAAGAACTGTGAATTAGTGATCAGCGGCCCGTGGCCTCCCTATCGTTTCCTGCCCGGGAAGTTGCGCACCGTTGCAGGCAGCAGCTAA
- a CDS encoding MBL fold metallo-hydrolase encodes MLVRFWGVRGSTPTPQTENMRYGGNTSCVEVRLNDHLYVFDCGTGFRNLGKHLNANGAGVNAHIFISHFHWDHIQGIPFFRPLYEGTDNRFIFYSSKRRRGLQRLLEDQMEDPYFPVDMSQMAARRDFRDIPDGPMSMPHCTIHTKWLNHPQGSLGFRLESKDGVLVYATDNEPGHPVFDKEVRKLAEGADILIYDAQYLPDEYETQRRGWGHSHWREAVNIVLESGAKELVLFHHDPDHDDACIDRIVNEASNYYPRVRAAAEGMEIRVGRLG; translated from the coding sequence ATGCTAGTTAGATTCTGGGGAGTACGGGGCTCTACCCCCACGCCCCAAACCGAGAATATGCGTTATGGGGGCAATACCTCCTGTGTCGAGGTGCGCCTGAACGACCATCTGTACGTTTTTGATTGCGGAACAGGTTTCCGTAATCTGGGCAAACACCTGAACGCCAACGGCGCGGGCGTCAACGCTCACATATTCATCTCCCATTTTCATTGGGACCACATCCAGGGTATTCCGTTCTTCCGTCCGCTTTATGAGGGAACTGACAACCGATTTATTTTTTACTCCTCGAAGCGCCGGCGCGGCTTGCAGCGGCTCCTCGAAGATCAGATGGAAGATCCATATTTTCCGGTGGACATGAGTCAAATGGCTGCCAGGCGCGACTTCCGCGATATCCCGGACGGCCCCATGTCAATGCCGCATTGCACCATCCATACCAAGTGGCTCAATCATCCCCAGGGCAGCCTCGGATTTCGTCTTGAGAGCAAGGATGGTGTTCTGGTTTATGCCACTGACAATGAGCCTGGGCATCCTGTCTTCGATAAAGAAGTCCGCAAACTGGCAGAAGGCGCTGACATTCTGATTTACGACGCACAATATCTTCCCGACGAATACGAAACTCAGCGCCGCGGTTGGGGCCATAGTCACTGGCGCGAGGCTGTCAACATCGTGTTGGAAAGCGGAGCCAAGGAGCTGGTGTTATTCCATCACGACCCCGACCATGACGACGCCTGCATCGACCGCATCGTCAACGAAGCCAGCAACTACTATCCGCGAGTGCGAGCAGCGGCCGAAGGCATGGAGATCAGAGTCGGGCGCTTAGGTTGA
- the amrA gene encoding AmmeMemoRadiSam system protein A, translated as MSLPPEDRSYKAGRVGISQLAVPAIADPDPQYSPEERLSLIRLAREAILSSLEQRDVVLPGTAGRLQEPRGAFTTLYLEGEVRGCVGYVYPVAPLVQTIVETARAAAFQDMRFLPVTPDEATRLKIEISVLSRLVQVTAEEIVLGKHGLLLSFGTSRGLLLPQVPIEHGWDRVTFLQQVCRKAGLGSDAWQHGAILEAFTAEVFGEHE; from the coding sequence ATGTCGCTGCCACCTGAAGACCGCTCTTATAAAGCAGGGCGTGTGGGTATAAGCCAGCTTGCCGTCCCAGCCATTGCCGATCCAGACCCGCAGTACTCCCCCGAAGAAAGACTCTCCCTGATACGCCTTGCGCGAGAAGCTATATTGTCTTCCCTGGAACAACGGGACGTGGTCCTTCCTGGGACAGCTGGCCGTCTCCAGGAACCGCGCGGCGCTTTCACGACCTTATATCTGGAAGGAGAGGTGCGCGGCTGCGTGGGATACGTTTATCCGGTTGCGCCGCTAGTGCAAACCATAGTTGAAACGGCGCGGGCAGCAGCCTTCCAGGATATGCGCTTTTTACCGGTGACGCCAGACGAAGCCACCCGGTTGAAGATCGAGATCTCCGTGCTTTCGCGTCTGGTTCAAGTCACGGCGGAGGAGATCGTTCTCGGCAAGCACGGGCTTCTCCTGTCGTTTGGCACCAGCCGAGGCCTGCTGTTGCCACAGGTGCCTATTGAGCATGGCTGGGACCGCGTCACATTTCTGCAGCAGGTCTGCCGTAAAGCCGGTCTGGGAAGCGATGCCTGGCAGCATGGCGCGATCCTGGAGGCCTTTACCGCGGAAGTATTCGGCGAGCACGAATAG
- a CDS encoding TraR/DksA family transcriptional regulator, with the protein MDKKKLEAFKKRLEERQQQLKRNVSRTEQDGRAADEDSAQDIADRAASSYNKEFLFHQSNNERQLLQMVEGALSRIREGSFGECISCGKEINSKRLEAVPWTRHCIECQEKLEQGRLEEASR; encoded by the coding sequence ATGGACAAGAAAAAGCTGGAAGCTTTCAAAAAACGGCTGGAAGAGCGACAGCAACAGCTGAAGCGCAATGTATCGCGCACCGAGCAGGACGGTCGAGCTGCCGACGAGGACTCGGCACAGGACATTGCCGACCGTGCGGCCAGCTCCTACAACAAGGAATTTCTGTTCCATCAGAGCAATAATGAGCGCCAGCTCCTGCAGATGGTGGAAGGGGCATTAAGCCGGATCCGGGAAGGCAGCTTCGGCGAGTGCATTTCCTGCGGCAAAGAAATCAATTCCAAGCGCCTGGAAGCTGTACCTTGGACGCGGCATTGTATCGAGTGCCAGGAAAAGCTGGAGCAGGGCCGGTTGGAAGAAGCTTCCCGCTAG